The nucleotide sequence CGCGGTTCACTGCCGCGTAGGCAGCTCAGAAATGGGGGGCACTGAGTCGCCGCATGCGGGGATGGTTCACTGCCGCGTAGGCAGCTCAGAAAGGTCGAACAGGTCGGCATCGATGCCGGTAAGGGTTCACTGCCGCGTAGGCAGCTCAGAAAAGGGTGATCTGCGATGAAGTCCTCAAGCCGCTGTTCACTGCCGCGTAGGCAGCTCAGAAATTCACGATCCGATCCCAATCGATCTGCGTCATGTTCACTGCCGCGTAGGCAGCTCAGAAATTGTCACCTCCGAACATCAACAACTCGACTTTGTTCACTGCCGCGTAGGCAGCTCAGAAATCGCCCGACTTTGGGACACTCAACCCGCTCTCGTTCACTGCCGCGTAGGCAGCTCAGAAAATGACCGCGTAACTCACCCACGAAAGAGTCGGGTTCACTGCCGCGTATGCAGCTCAGAAAAGGCATGCGCTTGGCCTTCAGCGTTGGGGGTCGTTCACTGCCGCGTAGGCAGCTCAGAAAATTACCAACTTGGGTGGGAGGCGGGGTATCGGGTTCACTGCCGCGTAGGCAGCTCAGAAATTGATCGCGTGCAACCCGAAGATGCGGTAGCCGTTCACTGCCGCGTAGGCAGCTCAGAAATGATAATGATGGCCCATTGATCTACTACCTCAGTTCACTGCCGCGTAGGCAGCTCAGAAATTCCTCGCTGTTATCGGCGTTCGACCGCACCGGTTCACTGCCGCGTAGGCAGCTCAGAAAAGGGTGATCTGCGATGAAGTCCTCAAGCCACTGTTCACTGCCGCGTAGGCAGCTCAGAAAAACTGCTCCTCAATGCTTCGTCCATTCCCCGCCGTTCACTGCCGCGTAGGCAGCTCAGAAATGCACTCAATACCGATCTGTTCCCCAATCATCGTTCACTGCCGCGTAGGCAGCTCAGAAACCCAGTCTCAACAATGCCGACAGCAGTACTGATCGTGCAAGATCGCCCAGCACCTACTTTCTCGCGCCCCGCTCCTTGGCGGTGCCCTCGTGGAAGTCCTCCACCTCCCGAGCCAACGCCGCCGCTCCATAGACCGCAGCCGGAAACCCGTTCTCAGCCATCAGCTTGAGGAAGTCATCCCGGCACATCCCGAGGCGCGCGGTGCCGGTGCCTTGGCTGATGGTGCCCGCTTTCACTTGGCGCAAGACTGCGGCGCGGTCGTCGCCAGTGGGGGCAAAACGCTTGTCGGCGGGGTAGGCCATCTGCAAAAGATACTCCTCAACGCGATATGCTTAAGCCGCGCTGCCAGTGCGCCACGTATCGTCGGGCCCATAACCCGGTGCGTTCTGGACGTTGAGATAAGGGTGTGCTGGCAGCGCACTTATCCATGCCGACGTCACAGCACCATGCCACTTGCCCAGGCGCCGACGTAACGGCAAAGTGATGGCGCCTTGGCCACCACTGGACGAGTACTGAAAGGTCAGCGGTGCGTATCCGATCTCGACCGTAAAAGTCGGGGTCGGGACCCAAGGCACCATTCCCGCGCGGGCCGTTGGGTGGCATATGCCCGGCACCACCACGCCGGGGTTGCCCCGCGCGTAGGATTGGAGGCTGTGGTGGCAGCTGCTCGTGCGATGGCGGGGCCAGCGTATTGCCCTTTCGTCGGCCGGTCCACCCCCAAACTTGCCACCTCCTGCCCGTCAGGCGTAGCCTCCGCTCCGCTACATGCGTGCATGTCAGAACGCCCAGGAGGAGGTAGCACCATGAATGAACCCGCCCCCGACGTTGCGGAAAACCCGGTGTCGCTTGCGGACTTCGGCAGCGATGATGCCGCGCGTTGGGAGAATGTGGCGCGTCAGTACAGCAAGGCGCTCAACCGGTTTTTCGCCAATCGCGTCAACAATCCTGCGGATGCCGAGGACATGGTTCAGAAGGTGTTCGTGCGGGTCATGCAGCGTTCGCGGAACGAGCCGATAGAGCACGTTCAACGCTATCTGTTTCAGGTGGCAGCCAGCGTACTCAATGACGAGCTGCGGCGGGCGCGTTCCCATCACGAAAATGCGCACGATTCCTTTGATGAGGTTGAGCACCCGCTGCGCAACGACATTACGCCGGAGCGCGAAGTCATGGGCGAACAGTCTATTTCCCGGATGATCGCTGCCCTGCAGGAACTGCCGCCACGTACCCGTGAGGTGTACGTTTTGCGCGCCATGCGGCGCCACAAGTTCAATGACATTGCCACGCAGCTGCGCATTTCCAATCGTGCTGCGCAGGGGCACATGGCGCGTGCTTTGGCGCATATTGCCAAGGCCATTAACGACGACGAATGAACACCTTGGGCACTTCCGACCCCACGGCCCCCGTGGAAGACCCGGAACACATCGCGCTCAAAGCCGCGGAGTGGAGCGACGCCCTGCGGGAAGGAAATGCAGACCTCCACCTGCGGCGCGCCTTCGAGCAGTGGCGCGATGCGCATCCCGCCCATGCGGCGGCCTTCGAGCGGGTGGACACCGCCTATCGCCTGGCGCAGTCGGCCCACGGATCACGCGCGATGGTGGCGTTCGAGAACGATGTGCTGGCGATGGGCGCCAATCGCAGCCGCCGCCGCTGGCGGCGCCGTGCGCTGGGCTGGGGCCTGGCCGCCAGTGTGGCGGCTGTGGTGACGGCCGGGCTGGTGGTGACGGGCGGTTCCTGGAGTGAACTGCAATACCTTCAGGCGCGGGCGCGCCATGCGCTGGCCGGTGAAACGCTGTACCGCGCGGCGGTTGGGGAGCGCTATGCGGTTACCCTGGATGACGGCACAGCGTTGACGCTCAATACCGATAGCCGTGCTGCCGTTCGCTTTGATGACGGTGTCCGTCAGGTGCGCCTGCTGCAAGGTCAGGCGCTGTTCGAGGTGGCGAAGAACCCGCAGCGGCCATTCATCGTTACGGCAGGCACCCACCGGGTCACCGCGCTGGGCACCGCTTTCGATGTCCGCCTCAGTCCCCAGCAATTTGAAGTGACGCTGATTGAAGGCAAGGTCGAAGTCACTGATGCCGAACTGCCCCCTGCGACCGCCCAAGGCGCTGCCCCCGCTGCGGAAGGCGGCCCGCCGCCCGGCGTGCAAGAGCCGGCACTCAGCACGGTCCTGTCTCCCGGCCAGAAGTTCACGGTCGCCCTTGCCCCGGAGGATGTGACCACTGCCCCCGATGTCGCGGCCACTGCGCCGCCCCGCCCGGCGCCAGTTGTCCTTCAGACCGACGTCCGCAAGGTCATCAGTTGGCGCGAAGGCCGCGTTATTTTCGAAGGTGACCGCCTTGACGAAGCCGTGGCCGAAATGAACCGCTATGGCATCCGTCGCGTGGAACTTGCCAATACCGAGCTGGGTGCCCTGCGCATCAGCGGCATCTTCAACACTGGCAACCCCAACGTTTTCGTCGAAACCCTCACCCAGTACCTGCCCCTGCAAGTGGTGGCCGCAGACCCCGAGCGTATCGTTCTGGCGGCGAGCGGGGGGTAGGGGTTTCAGGCATCCGCGCGGGCGGCCTCATTCGGCAGGCGGCACGCGATCTTCAAAAAGTTCCCCTCCAACCTTCATCTTCTGCATTCGCTGTCGTCTTCTAGAGGACGCGCATAGAAATCGCGAGAAGAGGCCGGGCCCACCGGCTGTCACTACTGGAAGGAGACGCATGATGCACGTCACCCGCCGCCGGCCGGCCTACTGGTCCGTTGCCTGCCTGTCGCTGCTGATGGCCGGGGCTTTGCCCGTTGCCTACGCCGAAACCGTCACTGCCACCCCGGTGGTGGCCGACCCCGCGAGCCCGGATACTCGCAGCTTTGATATCCCCGCCCAGAGCCTGCGCAGCGCGCTCATCGAGTACGGCCAGCAGAGTGGGCACGAGTTGCTCTACACCCCGGAAGATGTCGACGGGCTCAGCGGCAATGCCGTCAACGGCACGCTCAGCCGCGAGGCGGCGCTGAGCGAGCTGCTGCGTGGCACCGGCCTTCGGTACGACTACACGCCCTCTGGAGGTGTGGTTATCGGTACGCCAGAGAAGCTCGATGCGCTTGGCGCAAGCCGCGCCGGAAGCGTCGATTCCGATCCCATTCTGGATGTCGAAACCGCGCGACGGCGTGGCGTCGAAGAGATCATCGTCACCGGCCAGAAGAAGGAAGAGCGGCTGCAGGATGTGCCGATTGCCATCAGTGCCTTCTCGATGGAAGACCTGACGCGCAGCCAGATCGCAGGCGGTCCGGACCTGATCACCCAGGTGCCGAACATGACCTTCACCAAGACCAACTTCACCGGCTACAACATCCAGATCCGCGGGATTGGCACCCAGGCGATTTCCGCCACCACTGACCCCGCCGTGGCGGTTGCGTTCAACAACACGACGCTGATCCGCAACCGCTTCTTCGAGCAGGAGTTCTACGACATGTCGCGGGTCGAGGTGCTGCGCGGCCCGCAGGGCACCCTGTACGGGCGCAATGCCACCGCCGGCGTGGTCAACCTGATCACCGCCAAGCCGGAGTTCTACGAGTCGGCACGGCTCTCGCTGGACACGGGCAACTACAACAGCCAGCGCTGGGAAGGCATGGCCAACCTGCCGCTGGTGGAAGACAAGGCAGCCCTGCGCTTCGCCGCGGCCGGGACCAAGCGTGACGGCTACGTCACCAATGAGTTGACGGGTCAGCAGATCGACGGTCGTGACCTGTGGTCCACCCGCCTGTCGCTGCGGGTCCAGCCGACGGATACCTTTGACGTCAATCTGGTGTGGGAACACTTCAACGAAGACGACGACCGCCTGCGCTCAGGCAAGCAGCTCTGCAAGAAGGATCTTGCCCCGGACGAGATCGGCGGCTTGCCGGTTGAGGGCAGCGGCGGTGCGTTCGGGCTTCGCAGTTACATCAATCAGGGCTGTGCGCCGGTCTCGCTGTACTCGGATGAGGCGTTCCAGACGCCGAACGGCTACTCGCTGCCGTACTACGGCCCCACCGGCAATATCGGCAACCCGGTCAAGGAGGATCAGGACCCGTACCTCAACGCCTTCCAGTCCCGCGATCTGCGCGTGATCGAGTCGTCGCTGCAGCCCGACTATCGCGCCGAGTCCGATATCGTCCAGCTTCAGTTGTCCTGGGATTTCGACTCCGGCCTGACGCTGGATTCCGAAACCGCACACGGGACCGACTTCCTGTCGTCGTTCCAGGACTACAACCGCTTCACCACCGCACCCCAGGCGTTCGGACCGGCGTCCGAAGCGGACCCGGGCGTACTCGACGAAAACAACGTGTTCTGCGATCCGCAGCTTGGCTGTTCGGATCGTCTGTTGCTGGGCGGCCTGTCGACCGCCCAATCGACCCAGTTCAGCCAGGAGTTCCGTCTGTCGTCGGACTTCGATGGTCCGTTCAACTTCAGCCTGGGCACCAACTATCTGCGGTACGACACCGAGGACAAGTACTACGTCTTCATCAACAGCATCACCATGCTGACCACGGTGTGGGATGGAAGTGACCAGCCCTATGTGGCCGGACAGACGGACAATACGGACTGTCTGGCGATTCCTAACGCGACCAGTAATCCGTTTGGGCTCTACAACGTCGCCGGCTGCACCTACGTTGATCCCAACCCGATCGGCGCCCTCAACGACAAGGGTCGCAACTACTTTCTGTCGAAGAACCCTTATGAGCTGCGGTCGTACAGCATTTTTGGCGAGACTTACGTCGATGTCACCGACAATCTGAAAGTGACCGCTGGCCTGCGCTGGACGGTCGACAAGAAGCACGCCCCGCAGGTGCCCAGCTGGTTTCTCGTCGCGAATTCGGGGGGCACCTACCCCGCCGCCCGCATCATCGATCAGGAGTGGCGCCAGCCGACCGGCCGCTTCACCGTGGACTGGAAGCCTGATCTCAGCTTCACTGACGAAACCTTGATCTACGGCTCCTATGCCCGCGGCTACAAGGCCGGCGGTACCAATCCGCCGCCGCCGGTGGTTGCCACCTACGCGACCAACTTCAACAGCGAGATCGTGGCAGCGATGCAGCGCCAGGAGGAAATCTTCGACGCGGAGTTCGTCAATGCCTTCGAAATCGGCACCAAGAACACCCTGTTCGATGGCCGACTCACCGCCAATCTCGCCGCGTTCTATTACGACTACACGGACTACCAAGTCTCCGAGATCGTCAATCGCGCAGCGCTGAACCGTAACTTCGACGCCAAGATCTGGGGTGCAGAAATCGAGCTGGACTGGTTCGCGCTGGAAAACCTGCGTCTAGGCTTCAAGGGCGGTTACCAGAAGACCCGGATCGCCGACGGCGAGTCCGCCATCGACCTGATGGACCGCACTGCCGGCAACCCGGACTGGATCGTGGTGCGGCCATTCCCCACCGTGCCGTCCAACTGCATCTTCCCGCTCGACATGGTCACGGCCGGCGGCCGCTTCAACATCCAGACCGGCTTCCACAACGTCAGCGGCAGCGGCGCCTGTGTCGATGCCTACTATTCAGGGCTCGACCCGGTGACCGGCGAACCCTATGCCCCCGGCATCGACTATGCAGCCGAGCTGGGATCGGCCTTCGCCGACTACGAAGGCTTTGATCCCGCCACCGCCCCCAACGGCGGCAGGGGCTTCTCCAAGGAACTGGGCGGCAATGAATTGCCCAATGCACCCAACTACACTGGGACGGTCACCGCCGACTACGGCATCCCGCTGTCGGGCAACTGGATGATGAACTTGCACACCGATATCCACTGGCAGTCAGAGTCCTGGTGGCGGGTGTTCAATGACCACGAATTCGCGCGACTGGATGACTACTTCACCATGAACCTCGCGGCGATCTTCGTGAACGATGCGGCCGGCTGGAACATCATGGCCTACATCAAGAATGTCACCGACGAGACTGCCATCTCCGGCGCCTTCCTCAACTCTGACGACACCGGCCTGACCACCAATGTGTTTCTCACCGAGCCGCGCCTGTTCGGCCTGCGGGTGACCAAGCACTGGAATGGCGATGGCCTGCTGGGCAATTTCGGCGCCCGTCGCGGGTCGGACTACCGCTTCCCGTTGAGCCTGGAAGTGGGGGGTCAGCTGGCCGCGGTCGATGCGCCCAATGAGGCCATTACCCCGAGCTTTGACGATGCCTTCACAGGTCCGCTCGATATATTCGCTGCCACCCAGAACCAGGATCTCGGCTGGGGCGACAACCAGTCCGTCAAGCTGACCTGGCACATGGACGACAGTCCGTGGGCGATCTCCGGCCGCTACCGTCGCGGCAAACACAACGAGACATCGGCGCGGTATGCCGAACAACGGACCGAGCCGATCGATTGCCTGCTGACCGGAACGTTCTTCGAGTCCCAGTGCAACAGCAATGATCCCAGCCGGTCGGCGGTGTTCGACGGTATCGAGAACTACACGATCGCCAACTACGCTTCAATCGCGGTGCGGGACCGCGAGGAATACCGCATCACCGACATGACCCTGAGCCGTGAGCTGGGGATCGGCGCGCTGACGCGCTCAACCGTCGGCCTCAGTCTGCGCCGGGCCGACTTCCAGTCGGATACCAATGTGCTGCTGGATGGCATACCGGACTGGGATGTGCCCGAGAGTGGCATTGCGTTCTTCGGGATTCCCGGCGCCTACGCCAGTCGCACGCACTACAGTGCCGAGTACGCGGTGGATCGCAACTTCAAGGGCACCGGTCTGGTGTTGAGCTGGGACGCGGCCAGCCGGCTCTTCGGCAACGATCAAGATGGCCATGTCGAGCTGGATTGGTCGCTCAGCGCCGGCCTGCTGCATGGTGATCAGACGGTGACCGGATCTGGCAGCGAACTGGAGAGCAGGAACGACCAGCTGGAGGGCGTACAGCTCCTGACCAACCAGCTGGATCCCACGCAGTCGTCCAATACCGAAACCGAGTTCCCCGAGCAGACCCGCACGAACTCCGAGAATGTGCCGGTGTTTGGCGCCAGCCTCGGTCTCGCCTACCGTGTCGGCGGCTTCAGCATCGGCGCCGGCTACAGCTGGGAGCGCTACGTCGATGCCATCGACGGCGGGGTGTTAGAACGCAAGAGCTACGACCGCACCATCGAAGGCCCCACCGCCAAGGTGTCCATCGATTTCGGCGGCTGAGGGGCGGGTCGACCCGCATCTCCGGACGTCGACTGCGGTCGAATCCGGATGATTCACCGGCGGCGGGCGCAAGCCCGCCGCTTTTTTGTGCGTGACACGACGGGGCAGACCGCGACGGATTCGAGCCGTCGGGTCCGGTCTGCGCTCGACGCGCCCGTCGCGCTGAGCCCCGGCTCAAGCCCCCGATTGGGCCGTTGGATCGCGTGGATGGACCTCGTCGGGCATGACGGCCGCAGGGCTGCTTCGTACCAGCGGCCACAGCAGTTGTTCGGCGGCGCTGGCTTCGGCGAGGTTTTCGACCCCGAACGCCGACGGGTAGCCACGGGTGATCTTGGCGGTACCGAACAGCACATCCCAGAAAAACAGCAGATTGCCGAAGTTGCCCTTGTAGTGCGTGGCGGTGTCGCTCAGGTGGCGGCCGTGATGGGCGGCGTGGGTGGCCGGCGTGGAGATGGTGCGCTCCAGCACCCACATCAGCGGCGACAGCGCCGGGATGGCGTAGAGCTTCTGGTCCCAGCGAACATCCGAATGCGCGCCGGTAATGACCGCCAGCTTGACCACCAGGTAGACGGCATAAACGCTGCCCAGACCCATGTAGATCAGCGCGCCGGAAAACCACAGGCTGGGCATCAGGGCGTAGTAAAAGATGTTGTTGCGGTAAACGATGCGCACGCTCATGTAGTGCGCATCGTGGTGTGGCCGGTGCAGGCGGTATAGCCACGGCACGCTGTGGGTCAGCCGGTGCCATCCGTACTGGGTCATGTCGTCAAAGATCAGCAGAAGGCCGACTTGCGCCAGGATCGGCCAGTGGGCCAAAGCCCCCTCCGCCGTCGGCCACAGCAGGCCGGTCAGCGCTGCGCTGCTCAGCAGGATCAGCGGTTGGGTCAGCGCGAGCAGGACACCGGCACCGATCACCTCGACGATGACGTCCTTTCGGCGTTGACCGGGCTTGCGGAAGAAGCCGGTGTTGACGGCTTCGACGATGGCAAACGCAACAAAGATGCCAAAAATAATCAGGATCTCGGGCTTCATCAGGTTCTCCTCCAAGCGAAGCGAGAGTGCAATCTACGCCGCCCGCGCTCGGGATAATGCTAACTTTTATGCATTCTCCCCTTGATCGCGAGGCGACGCATGCGCGGACAGGCCGCCGAGACGTTCATCCACCTGCTCCCGGCGGGCCCGCGGCAGTTGCTGCAGCGCTGCGGCCAGGTGCGGCGGCATCGCGATGGCGCGCTGATCTATGCCCGCGGCAACCGTGAGCGCTCGCTCTGTGTGGTGGAGGTCGGGCAGGTCAGCGTCAGCAATTGCAGCCCCGATGGCCGCCGTGCGGTGACCGCAGTCCTGGAACCCGGCGACAGCTTCGGCGAGTTCACACTGCTGGCCGATGCGCCGAGGTTCTACGACTTCCATGCCATCGGAGACACCCGCATCCGTGTGATCAACGAGGCACTGTTTACCCGATTGATGGGCGAATCCGCCCCCTTGCGTGAAGGTTTGATGCGGATGCTTGCGCAACGCCTGCTGATGGCGGTCGAGATGCTCGACGACATCCGCACCCTGCCGCTGCCCGCACGGCTGGCGAAGTGGCTGCTACGGCACCATGCCGCCGCCGCAGCGCGATCGTCCGGGGCAACCGACATCGACATCACACAGGAAGCCCTGGCCGAACAGTTGGGGGTTTCCCGGGTGGCCTTGGGTCTCGCGCTGAAGTCGTTCAAGCGAAGCGGTTGGGTCACCACCGGCTACGGGCGTGTGTGCGTCACCGATGTGCCCGCGATGCAGCGGTGGTTAGCGCAGCACCACGGCGTCTCGTGATAACCCTGCGATTGCAGCCGCTCGGCCAGCCACATCTTGACCAGGGCTGATGGTCCATCACGCCGCGCCCATCACCTCGTCCGCCGCCCGTTCCCCCGAGCTGATCGCACCATCGATGTAGCCCAGCCAGCGGGTGGCGGTTTCGGTGCCGGCCCAGTGGACGCGGCCGCAGGGGTCGCGCAGGGCGTGGCCGCAGGTGCTGAGGGTGCCGGGGGTGGGCACGCCGACATAGCAGCCCTGGCTCCAGGGGTCGGAGATCCAGTCCTTGTCGAGGTAGCCGATGGGCTGGGCGGCGGCATCACCGAAGTAGCGGGTCAGTGAGGCGATGCAGGCGTCGCGCCGCACCTCGGTAGGCTGGCCGGCGAGGCGGCGGCTGTGGGCGCCGTCGAAGAAACCCACGAGGAAACCGTGCGGGCTGCCGGGCGGGGTGGCGTCCAGCACCGGTCCGAACGGGCCCTGATCACTGATCACTTCGCCGGACAGACCGCGGTCTTTCCAGAACGGCCGCTCGTAGGCGATCAGGGCCTTGATCACCGACCCCATGGGCATGCG is from Flagellatimonas centrodinii and encodes:
- a CDS encoding RNA polymerase sigma factor, encoding MNEPAPDVAENPVSLADFGSDDAARWENVARQYSKALNRFFANRVNNPADAEDMVQKVFVRVMQRSRNEPIEHVQRYLFQVAASVLNDELRRARSHHENAHDSFDEVEHPLRNDITPEREVMGEQSISRMIAALQELPPRTREVYVLRAMRRHKFNDIATQLRISNRAAQGHMARALAHIAKAINDDE
- a CDS encoding FecR family protein, with protein sequence MNTLGTSDPTAPVEDPEHIALKAAEWSDALREGNADLHLRRAFEQWRDAHPAHAAAFERVDTAYRLAQSAHGSRAMVAFENDVLAMGANRSRRRWRRRALGWGLAASVAAVVTAGLVVTGGSWSELQYLQARARHALAGETLYRAAVGERYAVTLDDGTALTLNTDSRAAVRFDDGVRQVRLLQGQALFEVAKNPQRPFIVTAGTHRVTALGTAFDVRLSPQQFEVTLIEGKVEVTDAELPPATAQGAAPAAEGGPPPGVQEPALSTVLSPGQKFTVALAPEDVTTAPDVAATAPPRPAPVVLQTDVRKVISWREGRVIFEGDRLDEAVAEMNRYGIRRVELANTELGALRISGIFNTGNPNVFVETLTQYLPLQVVAADPERIVLAASGG
- a CDS encoding Crp/Fnr family transcriptional regulator, which produces MRGQAAETFIHLLPAGPRQLLQRCGQVRRHRDGALIYARGNRERSLCVVEVGQVSVSNCSPDGRRAVTAVLEPGDSFGEFTLLADAPRFYDFHAIGDTRIRVINEALFTRLMGESAPLREGLMRMLAQRLLMAVEMLDDIRTLPLPARLAKWLLRHHAAAAARSSGATDIDITQEALAEQLGVSRVALGLALKSFKRSGWVTTGYGRVCVTDVPAMQRWLAQHHGVS
- a CDS encoding sterol desaturase family protein; this encodes MKPEILIIFGIFVAFAIVEAVNTGFFRKPGQRRKDVIVEVIGAGVLLALTQPLILLSSAALTGLLWPTAEGALAHWPILAQVGLLLIFDDMTQYGWHRLTHSVPWLYRLHRPHHDAHYMSVRIVYRNNIFYYALMPSLWFSGALIYMGLGSVYAVYLVVKLAVITGAHSDVRWDQKLYAIPALSPLMWVLERTISTPATHAAHHGRHLSDTATHYKGNFGNLLFFWDVLFGTAKITRGYPSAFGVENLAEASAAEQLLWPLVRSSPAAVMPDEVHPRDPTAQSGA
- a CDS encoding TonB-dependent receptor domain-containing protein — protein: MMHVTRRRPAYWSVACLSLLMAGALPVAYAETVTATPVVADPASPDTRSFDIPAQSLRSALIEYGQQSGHELLYTPEDVDGLSGNAVNGTLSREAALSELLRGTGLRYDYTPSGGVVIGTPEKLDALGASRAGSVDSDPILDVETARRRGVEEIIVTGQKKEERLQDVPIAISAFSMEDLTRSQIAGGPDLITQVPNMTFTKTNFTGYNIQIRGIGTQAISATTDPAVAVAFNNTTLIRNRFFEQEFYDMSRVEVLRGPQGTLYGRNATAGVVNLITAKPEFYESARLSLDTGNYNSQRWEGMANLPLVEDKAALRFAAAGTKRDGYVTNELTGQQIDGRDLWSTRLSLRVQPTDTFDVNLVWEHFNEDDDRLRSGKQLCKKDLAPDEIGGLPVEGSGGAFGLRSYINQGCAPVSLYSDEAFQTPNGYSLPYYGPTGNIGNPVKEDQDPYLNAFQSRDLRVIESSLQPDYRAESDIVQLQLSWDFDSGLTLDSETAHGTDFLSSFQDYNRFTTAPQAFGPASEADPGVLDENNVFCDPQLGCSDRLLLGGLSTAQSTQFSQEFRLSSDFDGPFNFSLGTNYLRYDTEDKYYVFINSITMLTTVWDGSDQPYVAGQTDNTDCLAIPNATSNPFGLYNVAGCTYVDPNPIGALNDKGRNYFLSKNPYELRSYSIFGETYVDVTDNLKVTAGLRWTVDKKHAPQVPSWFLVANSGGTYPAARIIDQEWRQPTGRFTVDWKPDLSFTDETLIYGSYARGYKAGGTNPPPPVVATYATNFNSEIVAAMQRQEEIFDAEFVNAFEIGTKNTLFDGRLTANLAAFYYDYTDYQVSEIVNRAALNRNFDAKIWGAEIELDWFALENLRLGFKGGYQKTRIADGESAIDLMDRTAGNPDWIVVRPFPTVPSNCIFPLDMVTAGGRFNIQTGFHNVSGSGACVDAYYSGLDPVTGEPYAPGIDYAAELGSAFADYEGFDPATAPNGGRGFSKELGGNELPNAPNYTGTVTADYGIPLSGNWMMNLHTDIHWQSESWWRVFNDHEFARLDDYFTMNLAAIFVNDAAGWNIMAYIKNVTDETAISGAFLNSDDTGLTTNVFLTEPRLFGLRVTKHWNGDGLLGNFGARRGSDYRFPLSLEVGGQLAAVDAPNEAITPSFDDAFTGPLDIFAATQNQDLGWGDNQSVKLTWHMDDSPWAISGRYRRGKHNETSARYAEQRTEPIDCLLTGTFFESQCNSNDPSRSAVFDGIENYTIANYASIAVRDREEYRITDMTLSRELGIGALTRSTVGLSLRRADFQSDTNVLLDGIPDWDVPESGIAFFGIPGAYASRTHYSAEYAVDRNFKGTGLVLSWDAASRLFGNDQDGHVELDWSLSAGLLHGDQTVTGSGSELESRNDQLEGVQLLTNQLDPTQSSNTETEFPEQTRTNSENVPVFGASLGLAYRVGGFSIGAGYSWERYVDAIDGGVLERKSYDRTIEGPTAKVSIDFGG